One window of the Paenibacillus beijingensis genome contains the following:
- a CDS encoding ABC transporter substrate-binding protein, whose translation MVRKWRIALLAMMLGFSLTACGSKTDSASAEQQLTIVDFGGVSSEAAKKALYEPFEKEYNAKITVVSPPDEGKLKAMVESGNVEWDVVSVFPHFVPRFEKEGLLEKLDYSIIDRTDIYPYMVSDYSIARYSYFWNIAYNSDIYQDGNHPRTWSEFWDTAAFPGARGLWKGPEGTLEMALLADGVAPDKLYPLDIARAFNSLDKIKKNVKVWWESGAQPPQLLSTKELTAAAVWNGRVSAAKAQGSKIDNEFNQAIEVFLSWVVPKNAPHKDLAMKFIAYASEPEQQAAFSKLIDYAPSNKKALELLPEDLKQRLGRSEQSKNETVIMDVKYWSENYDSVYDQFNKWLLK comes from the coding sequence ATGGTTAGAAAATGGAGAATTGCTTTGCTGGCAATGATGTTGGGATTTTCTTTGACTGCTTGCGGCTCGAAAACTGATTCAGCCTCCGCTGAGCAGCAGTTAACGATTGTCGACTTTGGCGGAGTTTCCTCTGAAGCGGCAAAAAAAGCGCTCTATGAACCGTTCGAAAAGGAATATAATGCGAAAATTACAGTTGTTTCACCCCCTGATGAAGGAAAATTAAAGGCGATGGTAGAAAGCGGAAATGTGGAATGGGATGTTGTTTCTGTCTTTCCTCACTTTGTGCCGCGTTTCGAAAAAGAAGGGCTGCTCGAGAAATTGGATTATAGCATTATTGATAGAACAGACATCTATCCGTACATGGTTAGCGATTATTCCATCGCCCGTTACTCCTATTTCTGGAACATTGCTTACAACAGTGACATTTATCAAGACGGTAATCATCCTCGAACGTGGTCTGAGTTTTGGGATACAGCAGCATTTCCGGGCGCTCGCGGCCTGTGGAAAGGACCGGAAGGAACGCTGGAGATGGCGCTTCTCGCCGATGGTGTAGCTCCCGATAAATTGTATCCTCTTGATATCGCCCGGGCATTTAATAGTTTGGATAAAATAAAGAAAAACGTAAAAGTATGGTGGGAGTCAGGAGCTCAGCCGCCGCAATTATTGTCAACAAAAGAGCTTACAGCAGCTGCAGTCTGGAATGGCCGCGTTTCTGCTGCCAAAGCGCAAGGCTCTAAGATCGACAATGAATTTAACCAAGCCATCGAAGTGTTCCTATCCTGGGTTGTCCCCAAGAACGCGCCCCATAAAGATTTAGCCATGAAGTTCATCGCATATGCATCGGAGCCGGAACAGCAAGCGGCATTCTCCAAGCTGATCGATTATGCGCCCTCCAACAAGAAAGCTCTGGAGCTGCTGCCGGAGGATCTGAAACAACGGTTGGGACGAAGTGAACAAAGCAAGAATGAAACTGTCATTATGGATGTGAAGTATTGGTCCGAAAATTATGACAGCGTATATGATCAATTCAATAAGTGGTTATTAAAATAG
- a CDS encoding ABC transporter ATP-binding protein: MSITHLAIKDVMKSYKKVKAVDNVNLEVKKGEFLTILGPSGSGKTTLLKLIAGFEEATEGSITLNRRNITNKKPYERNIGMLFQNYALFPHMTVVENIAYPLHIRNMEKKEIREKVKNMLDLVRLSEYGDRYPNKLSGGQQQRVALARAIVFNPPLLLLDEPLGALDKNLREMMQLEIKHIQEKVGITTISVTHDQEEALTMSDRVCVMNKGRIEQVSTPQGIYQRPDNKFVAEFIGEINLLGGEVVSTEHTKLIIQLFGDSTLSFYAEERADIKENKVYIALRPENLHLVHKASDYENTIQVTICEKIYVGNALKVKTKTSFGEELVVKLPTHLSEELQIGRPICLGWNSADSTVIPFAPRQVISSQGRK, from the coding sequence ATGAGCATAACGCATCTTGCCATTAAAGATGTTATGAAATCGTATAAAAAAGTCAAAGCGGTCGACAATGTGAATCTTGAGGTGAAAAAAGGTGAATTTTTAACCATTCTGGGGCCATCGGGATCGGGTAAGACTACTCTGCTCAAGCTGATAGCAGGTTTCGAGGAAGCAACCGAGGGTTCTATCACGTTAAATAGACGGAATATTACGAATAAAAAGCCGTATGAGCGCAATATCGGTATGCTATTCCAAAACTATGCCCTTTTCCCGCATATGACGGTAGTCGAAAACATCGCATATCCGTTGCATATTCGGAACATGGAGAAAAAAGAAATACGTGAAAAAGTGAAAAACATGCTGGATCTCGTCCGTCTCAGTGAGTATGGCGACCGCTATCCGAATAAATTAAGCGGGGGACAGCAGCAGCGTGTCGCTCTCGCACGGGCAATTGTTTTTAACCCGCCGCTCTTATTATTGGACGAGCCTTTAGGCGCTCTGGATAAAAATCTCCGGGAGATGATGCAGCTGGAAATCAAACACATACAGGAAAAAGTAGGTATCACAACAATTAGCGTGACGCATGACCAGGAAGAGGCTTTAACGATGTCCGATCGCGTCTGTGTGATGAATAAGGGAAGAATCGAGCAAGTTTCTACTCCGCAAGGAATTTATCAACGACCGGACAATAAATTTGTTGCGGAATTCATAGGTGAAATCAATCTTTTGGGCGGTGAAGTCGTATCAACTGAACATACCAAATTAATTATCCAATTATTCGGCGATTCAACTTTGTCATTCTATGCGGAAGAACGGGCTGATATCAAAGAGAATAAAGTCTATATCGCTTTGCGGCCTGAAAATCTTCATCTTGTTCATAAAGCGAGCGATTATGAAAATACGATTCAAGTCACCATATGCGAAAAAATTTATGTGGGAAATGCCTTAAAGGTAAAAACCAAAACCTCATTCGGAGAAGAACTGGTGGTCAAATTGCCAACGCACTTATCAGAAGAGTTACAAATCGGCCGCCCAATTTGTCTCGGTTGGAACAGTGCGGACTCCACCGTAATTCCTTTCGCCCCCCGTCAAGTAATCTCATCACAAGGGAGGAAATGA
- the fabG gene encoding 3-oxoacyl-ACP reductase FabG, producing MWSSLEGKSVLVTGGSKGIGKGIAKGFAEQGAYVAVVARRERDAEQCAGEIRNSGGKAKAFQGDVSDLSSMNRLAFDVADAFGGIDILCANAGIFPNASLETMTGNEWDAVMNTNAKGTLFTLQACLPYLKQAEFGRIIVTSSITGPVTGYAGWAHYGASKAAQLGFMRSAALELAKYQITINAVMPGNIRTEGLDNLGEGYLQGMAASIPLKRLGSVEDIAHAALFLSSKEAGFITGQTVIVDGGQTIPESLEAFG from the coding sequence ATGTGGTCATCGTTAGAAGGAAAATCGGTTCTCGTAACCGGTGGAAGCAAAGGGATTGGAAAAGGAATTGCGAAAGGTTTTGCTGAACAAGGCGCGTACGTGGCGGTTGTCGCACGTCGTGAAAGAGATGCAGAACAATGTGCAGGAGAAATCAGAAATAGCGGTGGAAAAGCTAAAGCTTTCCAAGGGGATGTATCTGATTTGTCTTCGATGAATCGTTTGGCCTTTGATGTGGCCGATGCTTTCGGAGGCATTGACATCCTTTGCGCCAATGCCGGCATTTTCCCTAATGCGTCGCTTGAAACGATGACAGGTAATGAATGGGACGCCGTCATGAATACGAATGCGAAAGGCACCTTGTTCACCTTGCAAGCATGTCTGCCCTATTTAAAGCAGGCCGAATTCGGACGGATCATTGTTACTTCTTCCATTACAGGACCCGTTACCGGTTATGCCGGTTGGGCTCATTATGGGGCGAGCAAGGCCGCACAGCTCGGATTCATGCGCAGCGCAGCACTCGAATTGGCGAAATACCAGATTACAATCAATGCTGTAATGCCGGGCAATATTAGGACAGAGGGATTGGACAATTTAGGCGAGGGATATTTGCAAGGTATGGCTGCCTCCATTCCGCTCAAGAGGCTCGGAAGCGTAGAAGATATTGCTCACGCCGCTCTGTTTCTTTCTTCGAAAGAAGCGGGGTTTATAACAGGACAAACCGTTATTGTAGATGGCGGACAAACGATTCCCGAAAGTTTGGAGGCATTTGGATGA
- a CDS encoding phosphotransferase enzyme family protein, whose amino-acid sequence MKITNQVISDPLDFLNQIAQRAMLLYPVSSRSTIRLLNYSENATYLIEDTETGDRAILRINRPGYHIKEELEAELIWMEAIRSHSSIVVPEPITGSNGELVQLVSAGHDGQDPYHCVMFTFLAGSAPDEENESRLEIQFAKLGEITAHLHNHTSMWKDSGQLSRPTWDYETMLGSKPKWGRWQDGLDMTPERVEVLKQAAGNVSQRLSRFGKTPDRFGLVHADLRLANLLVEDEQIKVIDFDDCGFSWFLYDLASALSFMEHKDCVPNLIRAWLKGYETVRTISDEEKEEIPTFIMLRRLTLVAWVGSHSDSETAQELGAEFTHKTVELAEQYLLDRRLN is encoded by the coding sequence ATGAAGATTACTAATCAGGTAATAAGTGATCCTTTGGACTTTTTAAACCAGATTGCGCAGCGAGCGATGCTTCTGTATCCTGTCTCTTCCCGTTCAACAATCCGATTGTTGAATTATTCAGAGAATGCGACATACCTCATCGAAGATACGGAGACCGGTGACCGCGCTATATTAAGGATTAATCGACCGGGCTATCACATTAAGGAAGAGTTGGAAGCGGAGCTGATCTGGATGGAAGCAATCCGAAGCCACTCCTCGATCGTTGTTCCTGAACCGATAACAGGCAGCAATGGGGAGTTGGTCCAACTTGTTTCTGCCGGCCATGATGGACAGGATCCTTATCATTGCGTCATGTTCACCTTTTTAGCCGGTTCGGCTCCAGACGAAGAAAACGAAAGTCGGTTGGAAATTCAATTTGCAAAGCTGGGCGAGATAACGGCACATTTGCACAATCACACTTCTATGTGGAAAGATTCAGGCCAATTAAGCCGTCCTACTTGGGATTACGAAACAATGTTGGGAAGCAAACCCAAATGGGGAAGGTGGCAGGACGGCTTGGATATGACCCCTGAACGAGTGGAGGTGCTGAAACAAGCAGCGGGGAATGTATCCCAGAGACTTTCCCGGTTCGGGAAGACTCCGGATCGATTCGGTCTTGTTCACGCCGATTTGCGCCTTGCCAATTTGCTGGTGGAAGATGAACAAATCAAAGTTATTGATTTCGATGATTGCGGGTTCAGCTGGTTTCTCTACGATCTCGCTTCCGCATTAAGTTTTATGGAGCATAAAGATTGCGTGCCGAATTTGATTCGAGCCTGGTTGAAAGGGTATGAAACCGTTCGTACAATCTCGGATGAAGAAAAAGAGGAGATTCCCACCTTTATTATGCTTCGAAGATTAACTTTGGTGGCCTGGGTCGGAAGCCATTCCGATAGTGAAACAGCTCAGGAGCTTGGAGCGGAATTCACGCATAAAACCGTGGAACTAGCAGAGCAATACTTGCTTGATAGGAGATTAAATTAA
- a CDS encoding aspartate aminotransferase family protein has product MFTVNEITKETALAKSIQWWNPGKTKQWQTDGVDLVMGKREGYYFYDLSGKKLMDVHLNGGTYNLGHRNPEIIEALQEGMKEFDMGNHHFPSVARAQLAEIMAKAAPDTLKYSIFSSGGSEAIDIALKCARYATKRKKIISIQNGYHGHTGLAVSLGNPRYSLPFLSDGDPNEFVQVPFNDLEAMKSALSKGDTACVIVETVPATYGFPMPEATYLSSVKSMCEQYGTLYIADEVQTGLLRTGKLWGIEHYDVKPDILVTSKGFGGGIYPIAATLVSEQAGQWMHEDGFAHMSTFGGSELGCIVAMKVMEITQREEVRQNVNFVAGYLREGLETIRRQYPDFFVDIRQLGVVMGLVFGHPEGAKHVMRSLYENGVWAIYSMLDPRVLQFKPGLLCDKSYCDELLSRVETSIAQASTIMI; this is encoded by the coding sequence TATTACTTTTACGATTTGAGCGGCAAAAAGTTAATGGATGTACACCTGAATGGAGGCACTTATAACCTCGGGCATCGAAATCCGGAAATCATCGAAGCATTACAGGAAGGAATGAAGGAATTTGATATGGGCAACCATCACTTTCCGTCCGTTGCACGTGCCCAACTAGCGGAGATTATGGCTAAAGCAGCTCCAGACACGTTGAAGTATTCCATTTTTTCAAGCGGCGGTAGTGAGGCAATTGATATTGCCCTAAAATGCGCCAGGTACGCGACGAAACGGAAAAAGATCATTTCCATTCAAAATGGATACCATGGTCACACTGGCTTGGCAGTTTCTCTGGGCAACCCTCGTTACTCCCTTCCTTTTCTAAGTGACGGGGATCCGAATGAGTTTGTTCAAGTTCCATTTAACGATCTGGAGGCGATGAAATCCGCATTATCGAAAGGAGATACCGCATGCGTCATTGTGGAAACCGTACCGGCGACTTATGGTTTTCCAATGCCGGAAGCAACTTATTTGTCTTCGGTAAAAAGCATGTGCGAACAGTATGGGACACTTTATATTGCCGACGAAGTACAAACCGGTTTGCTGCGCACCGGCAAATTGTGGGGCATCGAACATTATGACGTTAAACCGGATATTCTCGTGACATCCAAAGGATTCGGCGGAGGCATTTATCCGATTGCCGCCACGTTGGTCAGCGAGCAGGCCGGCCAGTGGATGCATGAGGACGGGTTTGCCCATATGTCGACATTTGGCGGGTCTGAGCTGGGATGTATTGTTGCAATGAAAGTAATGGAAATTACACAGAGGGAAGAAGTCCGGCAAAACGTGAATTTCGTTGCCGGTTACCTGCGGGAGGGTCTGGAAACGATCCGGCGTCAGTACCCCGATTTTTTCGTGGATATCCGTCAGCTGGGTGTTGTGATGGGTCTGGTTTTCGGCCATCCGGAAGGAGCCAAGCATGTCATGCGCTCCTTGTACGAAAACGGCGTATGGGCCATTTACTCCATGCTTGATCCGCGTGTCTTGCAGTTTAAGCCCGGTCTTCTCTGCGACAAGTCGTATTGCGACGAATTGCTGTCCCGGGTAGAAACAAGTATCGCCCAGGCTTCAACAATCATGATATAA